The stretch of DNA AGAGGCTCTATGTCACAATCACGTCAAACGGGTAATTAACTTTCTAAGATATTTTTAGGGACCTCAActcaaaactaaaagtttctctTTCAATAAATCGAATGAAAAATCCCTAAATATCGAAGaaacacaaaaaaaatgatattacaAGAAAACTGCCTAATAAATGGTAGGTCGTTTCTGTAAAAATAACAAGCTATTTTTCTAGGTTCTCTTCTGGTAAAAATAGCAGACCATTTTCTTAGAAATGGTCTGCCATTTTTTGCTGCAGACAGGGGCGGAGCCAGGAATTTATCTGAGGGGGGGCCAAACTATAgtaaaacttaatatttttttgaaaaaaaaaaatatattattaaattcataattaaattaaaatacagAACGTCTCTCTTGCATGTCACGAAAATCATCTATAATTGAATCTATACTAAATTTTTTAGCAGTTTCTCTTTCAATATACACTAGCAAACAATCACTTAAAAATTCATCTTCCATCTTGTTGCGGAGTGTAGTTTTCACTAAATTCATTGCTGAAAACGATCGCTCTGTTGTAGCTGTAGAAACTGGAAGTGTAAGAATAAGAGTTACCACTTTATACACAAGTGGAAAAACTTCTGCTTTTCTAGTTTTTACCAGCCACTGACATAAATCAGAGATAGTTGTTAAGACTATAAAATCAGGAATATTTCGCACATGATCAAAATGTTCAAATTGCGTCCTTAGATGTATCATTTCGTATTCTGTGAAATCTCTTGGGTAAAATTTTTGTACCAATTTGCAAATGTCATCAACTCTGAATGATACACGCATCTCTCTCGAATCTAGAGCTGAACTAAGAATGAGTAACTCTACTGTGTTGTCATTGAATTTGTTGTTTAATTCTTGCAGTTGAAAGTCTATCACTGCATTGAAGATATCAACTCTATAATAATGCTCCACTGTAATGACACCTTGTTGACCGCGAGCTCTTCCTCTTCTCGCAGTATAATGAGCATTAAAATTGGGCACAAGTATATTAATAGGTTCACAAAAGGATTTCACCTCATCAACTAATTCATTCCATCCATCTTCTCTTAATTTTTGAATGAGAATCTTAGTAGATGAAACAAGATGCAttgtatttaaaatatcttgagACTGAAGTTGCAAAGCTTGACAGAGTATATTAGAAATCTCTAGAATTTTTTTCATGAGATGCAAAATGAAAACAAATTCAAATGAAGTTACCGCCTCATAAGCTGCATCTGCATCTCCTCGTGGAGCAAAAGTAGTGCCGTcttcaataatatttaatgaaactTCACATGTTGCGCTGAACATCTTTATCAAACTAGAAATAAATTTCAAGTGAGAACTCCAACGAGTGTCACCAGCCCTTTGTAAAGAACCAATTTGATTAAGCCCTTTCCCACTTTCTAGTTCACCCATCTCAAGTAAATGAGCAACATTTGCAGCTTGAGCAATTCTTAGTTTGTTATTACGCTTACACGATGCACTAACAATATTAACAATAGAGTTCAACTTTGTAAAAAATTGATGGACAAGAATAAATTCTCTAGATGCATCAACTAATGCTCATTGCAAACGATGTGCAAAACAATGAACATAATAAGCATAAGGACATTCATTTGAAATTAAAGCTTGTAAACCGTTCCATTGACCACGCATGTTACTTGCACCATCATAACCTTGTCCACGAATGGAATGAACATCAAGACTATGATTTGAGAGGATAGAGAAAATACcttattttaatgttaaagCAACAGTGTCTTTGAcatgaataagcccaaaaaaaCGCTCTTGCACACAACCATCTTTGTCAACAAATCTCAAAACAATTGACATTTGCTCCTTCTTAGATTCATCTCGTGCTTCATCAACTATTATAGAAAAATTTGCATCACCAATTTCTTCACGAATTGCATTCCTCACTTTATTCCCCAAGACATGCAAAacttgtttttgtgttgttggtGATGTATATGTGGCATTTCGTGGAGCTTTATCCAAAACTTCTGCTACCTTATCATTATAAGAACTTATGAAACTCAATACTCTAGAAGGTTTCCATGATTAATTGATGTTTTAGATTCATCATGACCTCTAAAAGGGCATGCTTGAAATGTAAGTCACCTAATTCCCTCAATTGAAGTTTTCAAGCGAAGTCTATGTTCAGCAATTTCTTATGATGTGAAGTTTGCAAACCTTCTTGCAACATATGCTGGTTGGTTCATAAGATCAGCAAGTGCTTTCTCAGCATTTCTATGAGGAGAATTTATATCTTTTCCAATATGTGCTACAAATGCACAATTTTTTCCTCTCACCTTATTCCATGATCGAAATCCGTTAATAGTAAACGCATCTAATCCAGAGGTTCCATCTTTAGCATAAAATAGAAAGCATGGTAGACAAAATACTGCATTTACTTTAGGAGAGTATTCCAACCACGATGGAAATAGCTTAAACCAGGATGACTAAAAACTACGTGAATGTGCTTTCTCCGATTTTTGATAGCTAGAAAGTATAATCTGATATGGACAAGCTTTAAAATAAGCTCTACGGACTTCATCACGCTTCTCAGGAGGATACTCCCATATTGGTGGGCATATTCCAGGATCACGCTCTAACGAATTGATATCAAATCCTTCTTTAATGTCAAGTCTTAAAGATTTTGCAGAGcgattttcaaaatttacatgATCAATATCTACAGGTGAAATTGATGACACATTAGAT from Cannabis sativa cultivar Pink pepper isolate KNU-18-1 chromosome 2, ASM2916894v1, whole genome shotgun sequence encodes:
- the LOC133034190 gene encoding uncharacterized protein LOC133034190: MDSDSNFQKEDEYVEFEIVPKGKGKVSKSKVFFDDDVEVPTGKKIIEMRKPATIDTFFKRKNSEASTSNVSSISPVDIDHVNFENRSAKSLRLDIKEGFDINSLERDPGICPPIWEYPPEKRDEVRRAYFKACPYQIILSSYQKSEKAHSHGTSGLDAFTINGFRSWNKVRGKNCAFVAHIGKDINSPHRNAEKALADLMNQPAYVARRVLSFISSYNDKVAEVLDKAPRNATYTSPTTQKQVLHVLGNKVRNAIREEIGDANFSIIVDEARDESKKEQMSIVLRFVDKDGCVQERFFGLIHVKDTLNSIVNIVSASCKRNNKLRIAQAANVAHLLEMGELESGKGLNQIGSLQRAGDTRWSSHLKFISSLIKMFSATCEVSLNIIEDGTTFAPRGDADAAYEAVTSFEFVFILHLMKKILEISNILCQALQLQSQDILNTMHLVSSTKILIQKLREDGWNELVDEVKSFCEPINILVPNFNAHYTARRGRARGQQGVITVEHYYRVDIFNAVIDFQLQELNNKFNDNTVELLILSSALDSREMRVSFRVDDICKLVQKFYPRDFTEYEMIHLRTQFEHFDHVRNIPDFIVLTTISDLCQWLVKTRKAEVFPLVYKVVTLILTLPVSTATTERSFSAMNLVKTTLRNKMEDEFLSDCLLVYIERETAKKFSIDSIIDDFRDMQERRSVF